A region of the Candidatus Zixiibacteriota bacterium genome:
CGACGCTGTGCGCGCTGATGGCGGCGGAGCTGGGGCTCGATGCCGAGTTGGCCAAGCGCGCCGGATTCCTGCACGATATCGGCAAGGCGATCGACCGCGAAACCGAGGGCACGCACACCGAGATCGGGATGGCGTTTCTGCGCAAGTACAATGAGCATGAGTACGTGATCAACGCCGTCGGTTCGCACCACAACGACATCCCGCATATTTCGCCGTACGACATCCTGGTGCAGGCGGCGGACGCGATCTCCGGCGCGCGACCCGGGGCGCGGCGCGAACCGCTGGAAGGCTATATCAAGCGCTTGGAGAAGCTGGAGGAGATTGCGGAGTCGTTCAAGGGCGTGGCGAAATCGTACGCGATCCAGGCGGGACGCGAGGTGCGCGTGATTGTCGAGAACAACGAAATCGACGACATCGGCGCCACGGTCCTGGCGAGCGACATTGCCCGCAAGATCGAAACCGAACTGGAGTACCCGGGGCAGATCAAAGTTACCGTGATTCGCGAGTCGCGCTCGGTCGACTACGCCAAGTGATCGAGGTTTG
Encoded here:
- a CDS encoding HDIG domain-containing protein; translated protein: TLCALMAAELGLDAELAKRAGFLHDIGKAIDRETEGTHTEIGMAFLRKYNEHEYVINAVGSHHNDIPHISPYDILVQAADAISGARPGARREPLEGYIKRLEKLEEIAESFKGVAKSYAIQAGREVRVIVENNEIDDIGATVLASDIARKIETELEYPGQIKVTVIRESRSVDYAK